A genomic stretch from Telmatocola sphagniphila includes:
- a CDS encoding RNA polymerase sigma factor — MTANELGSLIDRLAGPLSLYARQWVDSPEDIVQEAFLRLVAKPPSEELLVPWLYRVVRNAAIDSLKMSQRRKQREQKHAQGRGWFVEQNVEGLDAEVAVNSLKGLPLEQREIIVAHLWGGLTFEQIAKLTDSSSSTVHRSYQAGLAELRVRLEGLCPMKPKS, encoded by the coding sequence ATGACTGCAAACGAGCTGGGAAGCCTGATTGATCGACTGGCGGGGCCGTTATCGCTCTATGCCCGACAGTGGGTCGATTCGCCCGAGGACATCGTCCAGGAAGCATTCCTGCGCCTGGTTGCGAAACCGCCGTCCGAAGAACTTCTGGTTCCCTGGCTCTACCGGGTGGTTCGCAATGCGGCGATCGATTCGCTCAAAATGTCGCAGCGTCGAAAGCAGCGGGAGCAGAAGCACGCCCAGGGCCGTGGCTGGTTTGTCGAGCAGAACGTCGAAGGACTCGATGCGGAAGTAGCTGTGAATTCGCTGAAGGGTTTACCGCTGGAGCAACGGGAAATCATCGTGGCTCATTTGTGGGGTGGTCTGACGTTCGAACAGATCGCGAAGTTGACCGATAGTTCGTCGAGCACCGTGCATCGCTCTTATCAGGCGGGGTTAGCCGAGTTGCGAGTGAGATTGGAGGGCCTATGTCCGATGAAACCGAAAAGTTGA